Proteins encoded within one genomic window of Bacillus sp. 1NLA3E:
- a CDS encoding ammonium transporter, with protein MSIETLQSGMDTIWVVLTAAMILLMEGGFALLEAGFVRAKNSVNIIMKVFADITIGTLCYFILGFGLMYGSDRLGLFGASGFFLNGDLSHIDLTISLDTYWLFQCAFVIAVISIVSGAVAERINFRAYLLFAVLMTSVIYPIAGHWVWGGGWLSDLGMEDFAGSAVIHALGGFAALAAAILIGPRKGKFSSLGTSSIALPSNLPLASVGAFLLWFGWFGFNAGSTLAATDVRIGHIAIVTMLSAASGGAATMFFTLFRYGRSDAPSVINGSLAGLVAITAGCAFVSDIASILIGAIAGILMMAATNWLEARRIDDPVGAFPVHAVSGVWGTIAVGLFATEGGLFTEGSWHLLMVQVIGLIALCAWGFSMTWISFKIINIWVPIRSTEDQEEVGLDISYHGIMATHSSTEFIDIKGPLLNIEDHHDDDHT; from the coding sequence GTGAGTATAGAGACTTTGCAATCCGGAATGGATACAATTTGGGTCGTATTAACAGCTGCTATGATTTTATTAATGGAGGGTGGATTTGCCCTTTTGGAGGCCGGATTTGTTCGCGCGAAAAATAGCGTGAATATAATCATGAAGGTGTTTGCTGACATTACCATTGGAACACTTTGCTATTTTATATTAGGCTTTGGTCTTATGTATGGTTCTGATCGACTAGGATTATTCGGTGCAAGTGGTTTCTTTTTGAATGGAGATCTATCTCATATAGACCTCACCATTTCATTAGACACCTACTGGCTTTTCCAGTGTGCCTTTGTTATTGCCGTTATTTCCATCGTTTCTGGGGCAGTAGCGGAAAGAATTAATTTTCGTGCGTATCTTCTTTTTGCCGTGTTAATGACCTCAGTTATTTATCCAATTGCTGGACATTGGGTATGGGGTGGTGGTTGGTTAAGTGATTTAGGTATGGAGGATTTTGCAGGATCAGCAGTCATTCATGCGTTGGGTGGATTTGCTGCATTAGCCGCTGCTATACTTATCGGTCCAAGGAAAGGAAAATTTTCTTCCTTGGGAACGAGTTCAATTGCTTTACCAAGTAATCTGCCTTTGGCATCCGTGGGCGCATTTTTATTATGGTTTGGTTGGTTCGGTTTTAATGCTGGAAGTACACTAGCCGCAACGGATGTTAGGATTGGACATATTGCGATCGTAACGATGCTTTCAGCAGCATCAGGTGGAGCTGCTACCATGTTTTTCACTTTATTTCGTTACGGTCGTTCGGATGCCCCATCTGTTATAAATGGCTCTCTGGCTGGGCTTGTTGCCATTACAGCTGGTTGCGCATTTGTAAGTGATATCGCTTCTATATTAATAGGGGCTATCGCAGGTATACTTATGATGGCTGCAACAAACTGGTTAGAGGCAAGGAGAATTGATGATCCCGTTGGGGCATTCCCAGTTCACGCAGTTTCCGGAGTTTGGGGCACAATCGCTGTAGGACTTTTCGCAACGGAGGGCGGCCTGTTTACTGAAGGTAGCTGGCATTTATTAATGGTACAAGTAATTGGCTTAATCGCATTATGTGCATGGGGTTTTTCCATGACTTGGATTAGTTTTAAAATCATTAACATTTGGGTGCCAATCCGTTCTACTGAGGACCAAGAGGAAGTTGGATTGGATATTAGTTACCATGGAATCATGGCTACTCATTCCTCAACGGAATTTATTGACATAAAAGGACCATTGTTAAATATTGAAGATCATCATGATGATGATCATACTTAA
- a CDS encoding glycoside hydrolase family 1 protein, whose product MKKYQFPEGFLWGGATAANQLEGAYQEGGKGLTVPDVLPGGKIRHSLISDPNFKLELNREKFSYPNQEGIDFYHRYKEDIALFAEMGFKVYRMSIAWSRVFPNGDELEPNEEGLAFYDRVFDELHKYGIQPVVTISHYEMPLHLVKEYGGWRNRKLITFFERYAKVVFNRYKNKVTNWMTFNEINSGLIMPIYGLGFKIQKEEDNYQATFQAYHHQFIASALAVKAGHEIIPGSKIGAMILYVPTYSYDCNPDNVMFALEEERLMNYFCGDVQARGEYPAFIHRYFKEHQIQLEISEGDLDIMKEGTVDYIGFSYYMSRTEKKIKTNEVASEGNIVGGVKNPFLSASDWGWEIDPVGLRISLNQLYDRYQKPLFVVENGLGAYDKVEEDGSIHDDYRIDYLREHIKAMGEAIEDGVDLMGYTSWGCIDLVSNSTGEMSKRYGFIYVDKQDDETGTLDRKKKQSFYWYKDVIATNGEKL is encoded by the coding sequence ATGAAAAAATATCAATTCCCTGAAGGCTTTTTATGGGGAGGAGCTACGGCTGCGAACCAATTAGAAGGTGCATATCAAGAAGGCGGTAAAGGCTTAACTGTTCCAGATGTTTTACCAGGTGGTAAAATCCGTCATAGTCTTATTTCAGATCCAAACTTTAAATTGGAATTAAATAGAGAGAAATTTAGTTACCCCAATCAAGAAGGAATCGATTTTTATCATCGCTATAAGGAAGACATTGCCCTGTTTGCGGAAATGGGTTTTAAAGTATACCGAATGTCAATCGCCTGGTCACGTGTTTTTCCTAATGGGGATGAACTCGAGCCAAATGAAGAAGGACTAGCTTTTTATGACCGAGTGTTTGACGAATTGCACAAATACGGAATTCAACCAGTGGTGACGATTTCTCACTATGAAATGCCATTGCATCTTGTAAAGGAATATGGTGGTTGGAGAAATCGTAAGCTTATAACGTTTTTTGAACGATATGCGAAGGTTGTGTTTAATCGTTATAAAAATAAAGTAACCAATTGGATGACCTTTAATGAAATCAACAGTGGACTGATTATGCCGATATATGGACTAGGATTCAAGATTCAAAAGGAAGAGGACAACTATCAAGCAACCTTCCAAGCCTACCACCACCAATTTATTGCAAGTGCACTTGCAGTGAAAGCTGGACATGAAATTATTCCTGGCTCAAAAATTGGGGCAATGATTTTATATGTGCCAACTTACTCTTATGATTGCAACCCAGATAATGTCATGTTTGCATTAGAGGAAGAACGATTAATGAACTATTTTTGTGGAGATGTACAGGCACGAGGCGAATATCCAGCATTTATTCATCGTTATTTTAAAGAACATCAGATTCAACTTGAGATTTCCGAAGGCGACCTTGATATTATGAAAGAAGGTACGGTCGATTATATTGGTTTCAGCTACTATATGTCCCGAACTGAGAAAAAAATAAAAACAAATGAAGTAGCAAGTGAGGGGAATATTGTGGGTGGCGTGAAAAATCCATTCCTTTCAGCAAGTGATTGGGGTTGGGAAATTGATCCTGTCGGACTTCGCATTTCACTAAATCAATTATACGACCGCTATCAAAAACCATTATTTGTTGTTGAAAATGGACTAGGTGCCTACGATAAAGTGGAAGAAGATGGTTCCATCCATGATGATTATCGAATTGATTATTTACGAGAGCACATAAAAGCAATGGGAGAGGCAATAGAAGATGGTGTTGACTTAATGGGTTATACATCATGGGGCTGCATTGACTTAGTAAGTAATTCCACGGGTGAAATGTCGAAGCGTTATGGATTCATTTATGTAGACAAACAGGATGACGAGACTGGAACGCTTGATCGTAAAAAGAAACAATCGTTCTATTGGTACAAGGATGTCATCGCTACAAATGGGGAGAAGCTATAA
- a CDS encoding DUF2975 domain-containing protein has protein sequence MREVTTLFLKIAVFIIGLPVLALCIFLVPHMANFAAKLYPNIAPMKYLVFIVMYGAAVPFYFALYQALNLLRYIDENTAFSELSVKALKNIKCCAITISGLYVLGLPLFRFIAKKVDPPIGLMGLIIIFASLVIAVFAAILQRLLQEAINIKSENDLTV, from the coding sequence TTGAGAGAAGTCACAACATTGTTTTTAAAAATAGCTGTTTTTATTATAGGACTACCGGTTCTTGCTTTATGTATATTTTTAGTGCCCCATATGGCGAATTTCGCAGCAAAATTGTATCCAAATATTGCCCCAATGAAATATCTCGTTTTCATCGTGATGTATGGAGCGGCTGTGCCTTTTTACTTTGCTCTCTATCAGGCTTTGAACCTTTTACGGTACATTGACGAGAACACAGCGTTCTCGGAATTATCTGTAAAGGCGTTAAAGAACATAAAATGCTGTGCGATTACAATCAGTGGTTTGTATGTATTAGGTTTGCCACTCTTTCGTTTTATAGCGAAGAAAGTTGACCCTCCTATTGGATTAATGGGACTCATCATCATTTTTGCTTCGTTGGTTATCGCCGTTTTTGCTGCCATCCTCCAACGGCTTCTACAAGAAGCGATTAACATAAAATCAGAAAATGATTTGACTGTCTGA
- a CDS encoding MurR/RpiR family transcriptional regulator has product MFSNDAIASFNELETSIYNYISQNLEKVAYMRIRELADETHVSSATILRFCRKLNCEGFSEFKVKLKMYLEKNKRTVIRNSHHSIVEFFERTLKGNLEEKIKEAACLVHSADHVIFIGIGSSGILAEYGARYFSSLGKFSLYIKDPHFPIHSKLRHNSVTIALSVSGENNFTVSHLHQLKQEGSKIISITSNKLSTIAKISDLNIPYYVTEEFIEETNITTQVPVVYILETLAREIYKLHQ; this is encoded by the coding sequence ATGTTTTCAAACGACGCAATTGCTTCTTTCAATGAGTTAGAAACTTCAATATACAACTATATTTCTCAAAATCTCGAAAAAGTTGCTTATATGCGTATTCGTGAACTAGCAGATGAAACCCATGTATCCTCCGCGACGATTTTACGTTTTTGTAGGAAACTAAATTGCGAGGGATTCTCCGAGTTTAAAGTAAAACTTAAAATGTATTTAGAAAAAAACAAAAGAACAGTAATTAGAAATTCTCACCATTCGATTGTAGAGTTTTTTGAGCGGACGTTAAAAGGGAATTTAGAAGAAAAAATTAAGGAAGCCGCCTGCCTAGTTCATAGCGCAGACCATGTTATTTTTATCGGGATTGGTAGCTCCGGTATTCTAGCGGAATATGGTGCTCGATATTTTTCAAGTTTAGGGAAATTTTCATTATATATTAAAGACCCACACTTTCCGATTCATTCAAAACTCCGCCATAACAGTGTAACAATTGCCTTGTCTGTCTCTGGAGAAAATAATTTTACCGTCTCTCACCTTCATCAACTTAAACAAGAAGGAAGTAAAATCATTAGTATCACTAGCAATAAACTATCGACGATTGCAAAAATCTCTGATTTAAATATTCCATACTATGTAACGGAGGAATTTATTGAAGAAACCAATATTACCACACAAGTGCCTGTTGTTTATATTTTGGAAACTTTGGCTCGTGAAATATATAAACTTCATCAATAA
- the bioF gene encoding 8-amino-7-oxononanoate synthase: MGFDGWLNERLNKTKESGLYRTLRTMNTAPSPKMLIDGQKQLVFSSNNYLGLANDKNLIYAAETILHEFGVGSSGCGISTGYTKWHQKLEEKIADFTQTESAIVFSSCSLARVGVISSVPEKGDVILIDELNHASIIDGCRLSEADTVVYNHIDMADLEDKLVETEAYQRRFIVTEGVFNIDGTITPLDKMMSLAKQYQSYVIVDDAHAFGVLGENGRGTSELFNVKPDIVIGTLSKAVGAEGGFVCGSQVLTDFLRNHARTFIFQTTIPPAICAASYVALEIIAHSKEKRHQLLKKAHYIKTSLGEMGFFVKGDETPIIPVIVGEPHNTDLFTKRLQEEGVFASSIRPPLVSGGESCIRLTVTADHSLDEIEYLLRTFHLVGKELNII, from the coding sequence CCTAGTCCTAAAATGTTAATTGATGGCCAAAAACAACTGGTTTTTTCATCAAATAATTATCTGGGTCTGGCTAATGATAAAAACTTGATTTATGCAGCAGAAACGATACTCCATGAGTTTGGAGTTGGAAGCAGTGGATGCGGAATATCGACTGGTTATACAAAATGGCATCAAAAGCTTGAAGAAAAAATAGCGGATTTTACACAAACGGAAAGTGCAATTGTCTTTTCTAGTTGCTCTTTGGCTCGGGTTGGGGTGATATCTTCAGTACCTGAAAAAGGAGATGTCATTTTAATTGACGAATTAAACCATGCCAGTATTATCGACGGCTGTCGATTATCAGAGGCTGATACAGTTGTTTATAACCATATTGATATGGCAGATCTTGAGGATAAGTTAGTAGAAACAGAAGCTTATCAGCGCCGTTTTATTGTTACAGAAGGCGTGTTTAATATCGATGGTACTATTACACCTCTTGATAAAATGATGTCACTAGCAAAACAATATCAATCTTACGTTATTGTGGATGATGCCCATGCATTCGGTGTTTTGGGCGAGAATGGTAGAGGAACAAGCGAATTATTCAATGTTAAACCAGATATTGTGATCGGAACTCTTAGTAAAGCCGTTGGTGCAGAGGGCGGATTTGTTTGTGGATCACAGGTCTTAACTGATTTTTTGAGAAATCATGCTAGAACCTTTATCTTTCAAACAACTATTCCACCAGCCATTTGTGCTGCTTCATATGTAGCGTTGGAGATAATTGCGCATAGTAAAGAAAAACGTCATCAGTTGCTTAAAAAGGCTCATTATATAAAAACTAGTTTGGGAGAAATGGGCTTTTTTGTGAAAGGGGACGAAACACCAATTATTCCTGTTATCGTTGGAGAACCTCATAATACTGATCTATTTACAAAAAGGCTACAGGAAGAGGGAGTATTTGCATCTTCTATTCGACCACCGCTTGTCTCAGGAGGAGAAAGTTGTATTCGATTAACAGTCACTGCTGACCACAGTTTAGATGAAATAGAGTATTTGTTAAGGACATTTCATTTAGTCGGAAAAGAACTGAACATAATTTAA
- a CDS encoding pyridoxamine 5'-phosphate oxidase family protein, with protein sequence MSHRAMRRILKEVKDEGRINDLLSSEKVGYLGLNDDEGTYVVPLNFVWKDQKIYFHGSEQGRKADAMRNGKRICFTVSEDRGTIANPAPANIGTAYTSVMVFGYVKKLDDLDESTDALQAMLEKFVPGYFERKLSQKYVDSYRSSLGSKTIIYCVEPDQITAKEAVADQDLLFFPGRKQTNDLKKDR encoded by the coding sequence GTGAGCCATAGAGCAATGCGAAGAATTTTAAAAGAAGTAAAAGATGAGGGTAGAATTAATGACTTGCTATCTAGCGAAAAGGTCGGATATTTGGGGTTAAACGACGATGAAGGCACCTACGTCGTTCCTTTAAATTTTGTGTGGAAGGATCAAAAAATTTATTTCCATGGTAGTGAACAAGGTCGTAAAGCCGATGCCATGCGAAACGGTAAACGAATTTGCTTCACTGTTTCTGAAGACAGGGGAACCATAGCTAATCCTGCTCCAGCAAATATCGGAACCGCTTATACCAGTGTAATGGTATTTGGTTATGTCAAAAAATTAGATGACCTCGATGAATCTACAGATGCTTTGCAAGCAATGCTAGAAAAGTTTGTTCCTGGTTATTTTGAGAGAAAGCTTTCGCAAAAATACGTAGATTCTTATCGATCTTCACTCGGAAGTAAAACTATTATTTATTGTGTTGAACCCGATCAAATCACTGCTAAAGAAGCGGTTGCTGATCAGGATTTATTATTTTTTCCTGGCAGAAAGCAAACGAATGATTTAAAAAAGGATAGATAA
- a CDS encoding helix-turn-helix domain-containing protein produces MAIIINIDVMLAKRKMSVTELSERVGITMANLSILKNEKAKAVRFSTLEAICKTLDCQPGDILEYKSDEDTQ; encoded by the coding sequence ATGGCAATTATTATTAATATTGATGTGATGTTAGCAAAACGAAAAATGAGCGTAACGGAGCTTTCTGAGAGGGTTGGAATTACTATGGCGAATCTTTCCATTCTGAAAAATGAGAAAGCAAAAGCGGTTCGTTTTTCAACATTAGAAGCGATATGTAAGACTTTGGATTGTCAGCCGGGTGATATTTTAGAGTACAAAAGCGATGAGGACACTCAATAA
- a CDS encoding MFS transporter yields METNSRKNGYFMMAVLWLAYVTFAMNWVAGSSLTPQITQTFFGGPVNPVISQLVNYSITTARVFANILAALVLMKLGPKKAAGTAIGLLTMGLVAIYLPNYWAYTAARMVMAVGGSMVIVYMNPIVAHYITNSKEKLRINAANTVSYNVGAFIVAVMFTLFSKHMVENWRLTLTFFASLTILFFVAWLWKAENFETKVSNSGQAEAYGYKDALKDPFLWRYGLAFASFLTLYVLSLVSFKAIFDQYTLLNGSVTNLLISGFGILGTFFGIRIGNKGVKRKPILVLSGIVMVGAFALALVFANTIPLLSYTLISISGFAMFIQYPIFLNLPHELKGMTPQRLTIMFGLFWALAYAGQTIATIVWSYILGSSGYGKAMIFFIAVSSLYIFLVATFPETSQKEKDRKAGIGKVA; encoded by the coding sequence ATGGAAACAAACAGTAGAAAAAATGGGTATTTTATGATGGCGGTTTTGTGGCTAGCCTATGTGACATTTGCAATGAACTGGGTTGCAGGCTCCTCTTTGACACCACAAATAACACAAACATTTTTTGGTGGCCCGGTAAATCCAGTTATTTCTCAACTGGTAAACTATTCAATTACGACAGCTCGTGTTTTTGCCAATATTTTAGCAGCGTTGGTCCTAATGAAATTGGGTCCAAAAAAAGCTGCGGGTACAGCGATTGGGCTTTTAACAATGGGGCTTGTCGCCATTTACCTTCCTAATTATTGGGCATACACAGCTGCACGGATGGTAATGGCCGTGGGGGGATCGATGGTTATTGTCTATATGAACCCTATAGTTGCTCATTATATCACAAACTCAAAAGAAAAGTTGCGCATTAATGCTGCTAATACGGTGTCCTATAATGTTGGAGCATTTATCGTTGCCGTTATGTTTACGCTATTTTCTAAGCACATGGTTGAAAACTGGCGGTTAACTTTAACATTTTTTGCCTCATTAACAATCTTGTTTTTTGTGGCTTGGCTATGGAAAGCAGAAAACTTTGAAACCAAAGTAAGCAATAGTGGACAAGCTGAGGCGTATGGATATAAAGATGCTCTTAAGGATCCATTTCTATGGCGTTATGGCTTGGCATTCGCATCTTTCTTAACTTTATATGTATTATCGCTTGTGAGTTTTAAAGCAATTTTTGACCAATATACGTTATTAAATGGTTCTGTCACCAACCTACTTATTTCTGGTTTCGGAATTTTGGGAACCTTTTTCGGGATTCGAATTGGGAATAAAGGAGTTAAAAGAAAGCCCATCCTTGTGCTTTCAGGTATTGTTATGGTTGGAGCCTTTGCACTGGCGTTGGTCTTTGCCAATACTATCCCGCTTCTTTCATATACTTTAATTTCTATTTCGGGATTCGCCATGTTTATTCAGTATCCTATCTTTTTGAATCTCCCTCATGAGTTAAAAGGGATGACTCCACAAAGATTGACGATTATGTTCGGTTTATTCTGGGCCTTAGCGTATGCGGGTCAAACCATTGCTACCATTGTTTGGAGCTATATTTTAGGATCTTCGGGATATGGAAAAGCAATGATTTTCTTTATTGCCGTATCAAGTTTGTACATCTTCTTAGTGGCTACTTTCCCAGAAACCAGCCAAAAGGAAAAAGACAGGAAAGCAGGAATAGGAAAAGTAGCATAA
- a CDS encoding DUF2975 domain-containing protein, with product MNGKRGSTTFLKVIIFLIGIAMLALCIYWLPEIAIKDAKVHPDTAYFLIPFLVCAYGFCIAFSVALYQAYKLLTYIEKNNAFSELSLQSLKVIKKCAFTVIFLILLGIVSLMVLAKITGEDAAGPISLSLMGILVTSTVATFVSVLQKPIKNFLEKMK from the coding sequence ATGAATGGTAAACGAGGTTCAACCACTTTCTTAAAGGTAATTATTTTTCTGATTGGAATTGCGATGCTTGCTTTATGTATCTATTGGTTGCCTGAGATAGCCATTAAGGATGCAAAGGTACATCCAGACACGGCTTACTTCCTAATCCCCTTTTTAGTATGTGCATACGGATTCTGTATTGCGTTTTCTGTTGCGTTGTATCAAGCATATAAACTATTAACCTACATCGAAAAGAACAATGCTTTCTCTGAATTATCCCTTCAATCTTTGAAGGTTATAAAAAAATGTGCTTTTACAGTCATTTTCCTCATTCTGTTAGGAATAGTAAGCTTAATGGTGCTTGCTAAAATCACAGGAGAAGACGCAGCAGGTCCTATATCACTAAGTCTAATGGGTATTTTAGTGACAAGTACCGTTGCAACTTTTGTAAGTGTTCTTCAAAAACCAATTAAAAATTTCCTAGAAAAAATGAAATAA